The following DNA comes from Thermodesulfovibrionales bacterium.
CTACGATTGAAGAGACTGAGCGGTTGAGGCTCGTTGCGGCCCTCGAAAAGACAGGGTGGGTGCAGGCAAAAGCAGCAAGGGTTCTTGGCATTACGCCGAGACAAATAGGTTACAAGATTCTGAAGTACAACCTGAAGAAGTAACGGGAGGGGGGTGACTTAATCCCTTTCGTGAGACACGACTCTGCACAACTCCTCAAGCAGCTCCTTCTGCCCGGGACTTATCTTCTTTTTTGCCTCTTTAATATCAAACCACTCTGCCCGGTCGACTTCCGGGAATTCCTCCTGCCTGTCTGACCCTGGAGGCCACTCCATCGTGAAGGTGTTTGACCTTATCGCAGAGGGATCACAGTCGCCCTTGACAGCCCAGGCAATGAGGACCTTTCCGCTTCTCAGTTTCACAGGGGAAAGGGGAATGAAAGTCC
Coding sequences within:
- a CDS encoding NUDIX domain-containing protein, with the protein product MQKRSAGILLYRLRDGQLGVFLVHPGGPFWVRKDVGAWSIPKGEYDEGEEPLTAAQREFEEETGFIISGTFIPLSPVKLRSGKVLIAWAVKGDCDPSAIRSNTFTMEWPPGSDRQEEFPEVDRAEWFDIKEAKKKISPGQKELLEELCRVVSHERD